In one window of Comamonas testosteroni DNA:
- a CDS encoding DUF2325 domain-containing protein, whose translation MLTYREVQTRCTAQMQSLAREVEALRQQLVLLRAKVIVRDSALAWEREQRHALAQAMALDLLQETPQPTADQTASGVDWPLVEDADSQALSEQQLLEDSLHAADLVICQTGCISDGAYWRVKDHCKRTGKTCLLVDQPTALRVVRIHPSGEDGKVVAAQACIEGAS comes from the coding sequence ATGCTGACCTATAGGGAAGTGCAGACCCGCTGCACGGCCCAGATGCAGTCGCTGGCACGGGAGGTCGAAGCACTCAGGCAGCAGCTCGTACTGCTCAGGGCCAAGGTCATTGTCCGCGATAGCGCTCTTGCCTGGGAGCGTGAGCAGCGCCACGCCCTGGCCCAGGCGATGGCACTGGATCTGCTGCAGGAAACACCTCAACCCACAGCTGACCAGACAGCGTCCGGCGTCGACTGGCCTTTGGTTGAGGATGCCGACAGCCAGGCCTTGTCCGAGCAACAACTGCTGGAGGACAGCCTGCACGCCGCCGACCTGGTGATTTGCCAGACAGGTTGCATCAGCGACGGAGCCTACTGGCGCGTGAAGGATCACTGCAAGCGCACCGGCAAGACCTGTCTGCTGGTGGATCAGCCGACAGCCTTGCGCGTGGTTCGCATTCACCCATCCGGAGAGGACGGAAAAGTCGTGGCAGCCCAAGCCTGCATCGAAGGAGCCTCATGA
- a CDS encoding Bax inhibitor-1/YccA family protein yields the protein MNEQVTTLGSAGYGVSQQERNRVLRNTYWLLALSLIPTVLGAWLGVATGMTRALTGGVGLIVFMVGAFGFMFAIEKTKNSAAGVPVLLAFTFFMGLMLSRLIGMILGFSNGTQLIMTAFAGTAGVFFVMAMLATVIKRDLSGMGKFLFVGALVLMVGAIINVFVGSTAGMMAISMLAIGIFSAYMLYDLKQIIDGGETNYISATLALYLDLFNVFQSLLALLGIMGGDRD from the coding sequence ATGAACGAACAAGTCACCACACTGGGCTCTGCGGGCTACGGTGTCTCGCAGCAAGAGCGCAACCGTGTCTTGCGCAATACCTACTGGCTGCTGGCACTCAGCCTGATCCCCACCGTGCTGGGCGCTTGGCTGGGCGTAGCCACTGGCATGACTCGCGCGCTGACGGGCGGCGTGGGTCTGATCGTGTTCATGGTCGGTGCCTTCGGCTTCATGTTCGCGATTGAAAAGACCAAGAACAGCGCCGCTGGCGTGCCCGTGCTGCTGGCCTTCACCTTCTTCATGGGCCTGATGCTATCGCGCCTGATCGGCATGATTCTGGGCTTCTCCAACGGCACCCAGCTGATCATGACGGCCTTTGCCGGTACCGCTGGCGTGTTCTTCGTGATGGCCATGCTGGCCACCGTGATCAAGCGCGACCTGTCGGGCATGGGCAAGTTCCTGTTCGTGGGCGCCCTGGTGCTGATGGTAGGCGCCATCATCAATGTCTTCGTGGGCTCCACTGCAGGCATGATGGCCATCTCCATGCTGGCCATCGGCATCTTCTCCGCCTACATGCTGTATGACCTCAAGCAGATCATCGACGGCGGCGAGACCAACTACATCAGCGCCACCCTGGCCCTGTATCTGGACCTGTTCAACGTGTTCCAGAGCCTGCTGGCCCTGCTGGGCATCATGGGCGGCGACCGCGACTGA
- a CDS encoding GlcG/HbpS family heme-binding protein encodes MKTKHELELADVKAIAAAAEAEALKNNWPVTISIVDDGGHLLLLQRMDGAAPISSHIAPAKARSAAVGRKDTKAFEDMINNGRTAFLSAPFVDGLLEGGVAIVKDGQVLGAVGVSGVKANEDAQVAKAGIAALGL; translated from the coding sequence ATGAAGACCAAGCACGAACTCGAACTGGCCGATGTGAAAGCCATCGCTGCGGCTGCCGAAGCTGAAGCACTGAAGAACAACTGGCCCGTGACGATCTCCATCGTGGACGACGGCGGCCATCTGCTGCTGTTGCAGCGCATGGATGGTGCTGCTCCCATCTCTTCCCACATCGCCCCCGCCAAGGCGCGCTCTGCAGCCGTGGGCCGCAAGGACACCAAGGCTTTCGAAGACATGATCAACAACGGTCGTACCGCTTTCCTGAGCGCTCCCTTTGTGGACGGTCTGCTCGAAGGTGGCGTGGCCATCGTCAAGGACGGCCAGGTGCTGGGTGCCGTGGGTGTCTCCGGCGTGAAGGCCAATGAAGACGCACAGGTTGCCAAGGCCGGCATTGCTGCCCTGGGTCTGTAA
- a CDS encoding hemin uptake protein HemP: MSAPLVATSQPNNRSSSSMAAATPSAAAGPSLGLDSALLLNGQKAVTILHNGTPYRLQATKLGKLILTK; the protein is encoded by the coding sequence ATGTCTGCACCGCTTGTTGCGACCTCACAGCCCAACAACCGCAGCTCTTCCTCCATGGCTGCTGCAACCCCCTCAGCCGCTGCCGGCCCCAGCCTGGGCCTGGACAGCGCCCTGCTGCTCAACGGCCAAAAGGCCGTCACCATCCTGCACAACGGCACGCCCTATCGCCTGCAGGCCACCAAGCTGGGCAAGCTCATTCTGACCAAATAA
- a CDS encoding ExbD/TolR family protein produces the protein MSFGTMDDGDSDDVMNEINMTPLVDVMLVLLIIFIITVPVMKHSVNVDLPRATNQPEDTKPATVQLGITADGKYSWNGQNISDEQLETNLQAEAVKEPQPDLHIRGDKEVRYERVAQAMAAAQRAGVKKIGFVTDPTQ, from the coding sequence ATGTCATTCGGAACCATGGACGATGGGGACAGCGATGATGTGATGAACGAGATCAATATGACGCCTTTGGTGGACGTCATGCTGGTTCTGCTCATCATCTTCATCATCACCGTGCCCGTGATGAAGCACTCGGTCAACGTGGACCTGCCGCGTGCCACCAACCAGCCCGAGGACACCAAGCCTGCCACCGTCCAGCTGGGCATCACGGCCGACGGCAAGTATTCCTGGAACGGCCAGAATATCAGCGACGAGCAGCTGGAGACCAATCTCCAGGCCGAAGCCGTCAAGGAGCCTCAGCCCGACCTGCATATCCGCGGCGACAAGGAAGTGCGCTACGAACGCGTGGCCCAGGCCATGGCCGCCGCCCAGCGTGCCGGCGTCAAGAAAATCGGTTTTGTGACCGACCCCACCCAATAA